One genomic window of Thioclava sp. GXIMD4216 includes the following:
- a CDS encoding UDP-N-acetylglucosamine--N-acetylmuramyl-(pentapeptide) pyrophosphoryl-undecaprenol N-acetylglucosamine transferase, translated as MTQEAAPLLLIAAGGTGGHMFPAQALAEEMVRRGWRVKLSTDDRGARYAGGFPHVVQVEQVSSATFSRGGLLARLLVPLKILGGIASAVGRNLRDKPAAVVGFGGYPTIPALASAQLLGLPRAIHEQNGVMGKVNRKFAPKVNAVACGTWPTDLPAGVRAIHTGNPVRGAVLERAGAPYIVPGDYPMSLLVMGGSQGARILSDVVPAALALLPPEIRRNLRVAHQARPEDLERVIAAYEEAGITAEVQSFFNDVPRRLTEAQLVISRSGASSVADISVVGRPAILVPFAAAAGDHQSANAKGLTEAGGAIVIPESRMTPETLAEQVALVLANPEGALQMARASQSYGITDATARLVDMVEQLTGDAR; from the coding sequence ATGACACAGGAGGCGGCACCTCTATTGCTGATCGCGGCAGGCGGCACGGGGGGGCATATGTTCCCCGCGCAGGCTCTGGCCGAGGAAATGGTGCGCCGTGGATGGCGTGTGAAGCTTTCCACCGATGATCGCGGCGCGCGCTATGCGGGCGGCTTTCCGCATGTGGTGCAGGTGGAACAGGTCAGCTCGGCGACGTTTTCGCGCGGGGGCCTGCTGGCGCGTCTGCTGGTGCCGCTGAAAATTCTGGGCGGTATCGCCTCGGCGGTGGGGCGCAACCTGCGGGACAAACCTGCCGCTGTGGTGGGCTTTGGCGGCTATCCGACGATTCCGGCATTGGCTTCGGCACAGTTGCTGGGGCTGCCGCGTGCGATCCATGAACAGAATGGCGTGATGGGCAAGGTCAACCGCAAATTCGCCCCCAAGGTGAATGCGGTGGCCTGCGGCACCTGGCCGACCGACCTGCCTGCCGGTGTGCGGGCAATCCATACCGGAAATCCGGTGCGCGGGGCCGTGCTGGAGCGGGCAGGGGCCCCCTATATCGTACCGGGAGACTATCCCATGTCGCTGCTGGTGATGGGCGGGTCACAGGGCGCGCGCATCCTGTCGGATGTGGTGCCTGCCGCACTGGCCCTGCTGCCGCCCGAGATCCGGCGCAATCTGCGCGTGGCGCATCAGGCGCGGCCCGAAGATCTGGAGCGGGTGATTGCCGCCTATGAAGAGGCGGGGATCACCGCCGAGGTCCAGTCGTTTTTCAATGATGTGCCGCGCCGTCTGACCGAGGCGCAGCTTGTGATCTCGCGCTCGGGGGCATCGTCGGTGGCCGATATCTCGGTGGTCGGGCGTCCGGCTATTCTGGTGCCTTTCGCCGCCGCTGCGGGCGACCATCAGAGCGCCAATGCCAAAGGGTTGACCGAGGCTGGTGGTGCGATTGTGATCCCCGAAAGCCGTATGACCCCGGAGACCTTGGCCGAACAGGTGGCCCTGGTGCTTGCAAACCCCGAGGGCGCCTTGCAGATGGCGCGCGCAAGCCAGAGCTATGGCATCACCGATGCCACGGCACGGCTTGTGGATATGGTGGAACAACTGACAGGAGACGCGCGATGA
- the ftsW gene encoding putative lipid II flippase FtsW gives MTDMVFGTAPSRVGEPVLPRWWRTLDKWALSCVLILFGIGMLLGLAASVPLAEKNGLEAFYYVKRQAFFGGAGIVAMLLTSMMSPRQVRRVGVLAFFACFAAILALPFVGTDFGKGAIRWFSFGFASVQPSEFLKPAFIVTAAWFMAAAHEIAGPPGRLYSFILMVIIVLILAMQPDFGQASLILFSWMVMYFVGGAPIMLLVSIGGLTAIGGFTAYNLSDHFARRINGFLSSEVDPRTQIGYATNAIQEGGFFGVGVGEGTVKWSLPDAHTDFIIAVAAEEYGLILVLIIIALYATVVMRSMLRLMRERDPFTRLAGCGLAAAFGVQAFINMGVAVRLLPAKGMTLPFVSYGGSSMIASGIAVGMLLALTRSRPQGQISDILARNKRG, from the coding sequence ATGACAGATATGGTTTTCGGCACCGCGCCTTCGCGCGTCGGTGAACCTGTACTTCCACGCTGGTGGCGGACCCTTGACAAATGGGCGCTGTCTTGCGTGTTGATCCTGTTCGGGATCGGGATGCTTCTCGGGCTTGCGGCCTCGGTGCCGCTGGCCGAGAAGAACGGTCTTGAGGCGTTTTACTATGTGAAGCGTCAGGCCTTCTTTGGCGGTGCGGGCATCGTTGCCATGCTGCTGACCTCGATGATGAGCCCGCGTCAGGTGCGACGTGTGGGCGTGCTGGCCTTCTTTGCCTGCTTTGCCGCCATTCTGGCCTTGCCCTTCGTCGGCACGGATTTCGGCAAGGGGGCGATCCGCTGGTTCTCGTTCGGTTTTGCATCCGTGCAGCCTTCGGAATTTCTCAAGCCTGCCTTCATTGTGACCGCAGCATGGTTCATGGCGGCGGCCCACGAGATCGCAGGCCCGCCCGGTCGGCTATATTCCTTCATCCTGATGGTCATCATCGTGCTGATCCTTGCGATGCAGCCCGATTTCGGTCAGGCCTCGCTGATCCTCTTTTCGTGGATGGTGATGTATTTCGTCGGGGGCGCGCCGATCATGCTGCTTGTCTCGATCGGGGGGCTGACAGCCATCGGGGGCTTTACCGCCTATAACCTTTCCGACCACTTTGCCCGCCGTATCAATGGCTTCCTGTCCTCGGAGGTCGATCCGCGTACCCAGATCGGCTATGCCACCAACGCCATTCAGGAGGGCGGCTTCTTTGGCGTGGGCGTGGGCGAGGGCACAGTGAAATGGTCGCTGCCCGATGCGCATACCGATTTTATCATCGCGGTCGCTGCGGAAGAATACGGCCTGATCCTCGTGCTGATCATCATCGCGCTCTATGCCACGGTCGTCATGCGCTCGATGCTGCGTCTGATGCGCGAGCGTGATCCCTTCACCCGTCTGGCAGGCTGTGGTCTGGCCGCGGCGTTCGGGGTGCAGGCCTTTATCAATATGGGCGTGGCCGTGCGTCTTCTGCCTGCAAAGGGCATGACGCTTCCCTTTGTCAGCTATGGCGGTTCGTCGATGATCGCCTCGGGGATTGCCGTGGGCATGTTGCTCGCGCTGACCCGCTCGCGCCCGCAGGGGCAGATTTCGGATATTCTGGCGCGCAACAAACGCGGTTGA
- the murD gene encoding UDP-N-acetylmuramoyl-L-alanine--D-glutamate ligase, which translates to MIAVRGVEGQKIAVLGLGRSGLATAAALQAGGAEVLAWDDSPEGRARAETAGFVCRDLSKAGAFEDVALLVVSPGIPHLYPHPNPIIAQAMQMGVPVDNDIGLFFRSWAGPDWDSFDVAPKTICVTGSNGKSTTTALIHHVLTHCGRRSQMAGNIGRGVLDLEPAEDGDVVVLELSSYQTDLARALTPDVAVFTNLSPDHLDRHAGMGGYFAAKRRLFAEGGPDRAVIGVDEPEGVYLANQIATNREDDRLIRIAVSRKLGDWGWSVFARKGFLAEWRKGRQVASIDLRAIKGLPGAHNHQNACAAFAALRAIGLAPREIEAAFHSFAGLPHRSQTVAEKGGVAWVNDSKATNVDSASKALQAFKNIRWIAGGLGKEGGVASLAKDLEHVKKAYFIGHSARDFALQLTGLDHEICETMDAAVAACARDAVAGDTVLLAPAAASFDQYGSFEKRGEHFVALVEALAD; encoded by the coding sequence ATGATTGCAGTACGCGGTGTCGAGGGGCAGAAGATTGCCGTTCTGGGCTTGGGCCGTTCTGGGCTGGCGACAGCGGCAGCGTTGCAGGCGGGCGGGGCCGAGGTGCTGGCGTGGGATGACAGTCCGGAGGGCCGCGCGCGGGCGGAGACGGCGGGGTTTGTCTGCCGCGATCTGTCGAAGGCGGGGGCTTTCGAGGATGTCGCCTTGCTGGTGGTCTCGCCGGGGATTCCGCATCTTTATCCGCATCCCAACCCGATTATCGCACAGGCGATGCAGATGGGTGTGCCGGTGGATAACGATATCGGGCTGTTCTTCCGCTCTTGGGCGGGGCCGGACTGGGACAGCTTCGACGTGGCCCCGAAGACGATCTGTGTGACCGGATCGAATGGCAAATCCACCACCACCGCGCTGATCCATCATGTTCTGACCCATTGCGGGCGTCGGTCGCAGATGGCGGGCAATATCGGGCGCGGTGTGCTGGATCTGGAGCCTGCCGAGGATGGCGATGTGGTGGTGCTGGAATTGTCGAGCTATCAGACCGATCTGGCGCGGGCCTTGACGCCGGATGTGGCGGTGTTCACCAATCTGTCGCCGGACCATCTGGACCGCCATGCGGGGATGGGGGGCTATTTTGCGGCCAAGCGGCGGCTCTTTGCCGAGGGCGGGCCGGATCGGGCGGTGATCGGGGTGGATGAACCCGAAGGGGTCTATCTGGCCAATCAGATCGCCACCAACCGCGAGGATGACCGGCTGATCCGTATTGCCGTGTCGCGCAAGCTGGGCGATTGGGGCTGGTCGGTTTTCGCGCGCAAGGGGTTTCTGGCCGAATGGCGCAAGGGGCGGCAGGTGGCCTCTATCGACCTGCGCGCGATCAAGGGGCTGCCGGGGGCGCATAACCACCAGAATGCCTGTGCGGCCTTTGCGGCACTGCGCGCCATCGGGCTTGCTCCGCGCGAGATCGAGGCCGCTTTCCACAGCTTTGCCGGTCTACCCCATCGCAGCCAGACCGTTGCCGAGAAAGGCGGGGTGGCGTGGGTCAACGACTCCAAGGCGACCAATGTCGATAGTGCGTCCAAGGCGCTTCAGGCTTTCAAGAATATCCGCTGGATTGCGGGCGGGCTTGGGAAAGAGGGCGGGGTTGCCTCGCTGGCCAAGGATCTCGAACATGTGAAAAAGGCCTATTTCATCGGCCACTCGGCGCGGGATTTCGCCTTGCAGCTGACGGGGCTGGACCATGAGATCTGCGAAACGATGGACGCCGCTGTGGCGGCCTGTGCGCGCGATGCGGTGGCCGGAGATACCGTGCTGCTGGCACCGGCGGCGGCCAGCTTCGACCAGTATGGCAGCTTCGAAAAGCGCGGTGAGCATTTTGTCGCGCTGGTTGAGGCGCTGGCCGACTGA
- the mraY gene encoding phospho-N-acetylmuramoyl-pentapeptide-transferase, with product MLYWLTNLSDGGDLFNLFRYLTFRAGASFFTALIFGFLFGPALINFLRRTQGKGQPIRSDGPESHLAKAGTPTMGGLLILASILVSTLLWARLDNGYVWLVLMVTVGYALIGFADDYAKVSKQNTKGVSGRVRMGLGLLLAAVAGVWAAWLHPADLSGQLAVPVFKNVLINLGVLFVPFAMLVIVGAANAVNLTDGLDGLAIMPAMIAAGTLGAIAYIVGRSDFTSYLDVHYVPGTGEILVFTAALIGAGLGFLWYNAPPAAVFMGDTGSLALGGAIGAIAVCTKHEIVLAIVGGLFVVEAMSVIIQVAYFKRTGKRVFLMAPIHHHFEKKGWAESQIVIRFWIISLILALIGLATLKLR from the coding sequence ATGCTCTATTGGTTGACAAATCTTTCGGACGGGGGCGACCTCTTCAACCTGTTCCGTTACCTGACCTTCCGTGCGGGAGCGTCGTTTTTTACCGCGTTGATCTTCGGGTTCCTGTTCGGTCCGGCACTGATCAATTTCCTGCGTCGCACGCAGGGCAAAGGGCAGCCGATCCGCAGCGACGGGCCGGAAAGCCATCTGGCCAAAGCCGGTACGCCGACCATGGGGGGCTTGCTTATTCTGGCCTCCATTCTGGTGTCTACGCTGCTTTGGGCGCGGCTGGATAACGGCTATGTCTGGCTGGTTCTGATGGTGACGGTGGGCTATGCGCTGATCGGGTTCGCCGATGATTACGCAAAGGTCTCCAAGCAGAATACCAAAGGCGTCAGCGGGCGCGTGCGGATGGGGTTGGGGCTTTTGCTTGCGGCGGTTGCGGGGGTGTGGGCGGCATGGCTGCATCCGGCAGATCTGTCGGGACAACTAGCGGTGCCGGTATTCAAGAATGTGCTGATCAATCTGGGTGTGCTCTTCGTGCCTTTTGCGATGCTGGTGATCGTGGGGGCGGCCAATGCGGTCAACCTGACCGACGGTCTGGACGGTCTGGCGATCATGCCCGCCATGATCGCGGCAGGCACTTTGGGGGCGATTGCCTATATCGTGGGCCGGAGTGATTTCACCTCCTATCTGGATGTGCATTACGTGCCCGGCACCGGCGAGATTCTGGTGTTTACGGCGGCACTGATCGGCGCGGGGCTTGGGTTCTTGTGGTATAACGCGCCGCCTGCGGCGGTGTTCATGGGCGATACGGGGTCTTTGGCGCTTGGCGGCGCGATCGGGGCGATTGCGGTGTGCACCAAGCACGAGATCGTTCTGGCGATTGTCGGCGGGCTGTTCGTTGTGGAGGCCATGTCGGTGATCATTCAGGTGGCCTATTTCAAGCGCACCGGCAAGCGGGTGTTCCTGATGGCGCCGATCCACCACCATTTCGAGAAGAAGGGGTGGGCGGAGAGCCAGATCGTGATCCGGTTCTGGATTATTTCGCTGATCCTTGCGCTGATCGGTCTTGCGACGTTGAAGCTGCGCTAA
- the murF gene encoding UDP-N-acetylmuramoyl-tripeptide--D-alanyl-D-alanine ligase, with protein sequence MMTLWTTAEIARATRGRATLDAQIGGISIDTRTIARGDLFVALTAARDGHDFVRQALDKGAGAALVSRIPEGCSEADPLVLVADVLEGLQDLGRAGRARSGAKVIAVTGSVGKTSTKEMLREVLKGQGKTHAAEASFNNHWGVPITLARLPADADFAVIEIGMNHPGEIAPLARMARPHVAMITTVAAAHLAAFDDLFGIAREKAAIFEGLEPGGTCVVPLGLEVSDVLMQAAKAAGEVVTFGADEAADYRLVRVDIHGDTTVVQADARGQDLLFKVQSPGRHFASNALGAIAACAALGCEQAVAAIDLGHWVPPAGRGTRERVLFDPINPEQGIDLFDDAFNANPTSMAVALEMLAAQMPQDGVGRVKHGRRVAILGEMLELGPSEAEMHAGLARLAPMASIDVVHMVGPRMAALRDALPAAKRGEWYETAQDMVSRVRHLVDAGDVILVKGSKGSKVSLVVEALRKLGQPVSTEI encoded by the coding sequence CTGATGACACTCTGGACCACAGCCGAGATTGCCCGTGCCACGCGGGGACGGGCCACCCTTGACGCACAGATCGGCGGGATCTCCATTGACACCCGCACGATTGCGCGGGGGGATCTTTTCGTGGCGCTGACCGCGGCGCGCGACGGGCATGATTTCGTGCGGCAGGCGCTGGATAAGGGGGCGGGGGCGGCGCTTGTGTCGCGTATTCCCGAAGGCTGTAGCGAGGCCGATCCGCTGGTGCTTGTGGCGGATGTGCTGGAGGGGCTGCAGGATCTGGGCCGTGCGGGGCGCGCGCGCTCTGGCGCGAAGGTCATCGCGGTGACGGGGTCGGTGGGGAAGACCTCGACCAAGGAGATGCTGCGCGAGGTGCTCAAGGGGCAGGGCAAGACCCATGCGGCCGAGGCCTCTTTCAACAATCACTGGGGGGTGCCGATCACGCTGGCGCGCCTGCCGGCCGATGCCGATTTCGCGGTGATCGAGATCGGGATGAACCATCCGGGCGAGATCGCGCCGCTGGCGCGGATGGCGCGTCCGCATGTGGCGATGATCACCACGGTGGCTGCGGCCCATCTGGCGGCATTCGACGACCTCTTCGGCATTGCCCGTGAAAAGGCGGCGATCTTCGAGGGGCTGGAGCCCGGGGGCACCTGTGTCGTGCCCTTGGGGCTTGAGGTGTCGGACGTGCTGATGCAGGCGGCGAAAGCGGCGGGCGAGGTGGTGACGTTCGGGGCGGATGAGGCGGCAGATTACCGGCTGGTCAGGGTAGATATTCATGGCGATACTACCGTGGTGCAGGCTGATGCGCGCGGGCAGGATCTGCTTTTCAAGGTGCAAAGCCCGGGGCGGCATTTCGCTTCCAACGCTTTGGGCGCGATTGCCGCCTGCGCGGCGCTTGGCTGCGAGCAGGCGGTGGCGGCCATCGATCTGGGGCATTGGGTGCCACCGGCGGGGCGCGGCACGCGCGAGAGGGTGCTGTTTGACCCGATCAACCCCGAACAGGGGATCGATCTGTTTGATGATGCCTTCAACGCCAATCCGACCTCGATGGCGGTGGCGCTTGAAATGCTGGCCGCCCAGATGCCGCAAGATGGTGTGGGGCGGGTCAAGCATGGCCGCCGTGTGGCCATTCTGGGCGAGATGCTGGAGCTGGGGCCGAGCGAGGCGGAGATGCATGCGGGGTTGGCGCGTCTGGCGCCAATGGCGTCGATCGATGTGGTGCATATGGTCGGTCCGCGCATGGCGGCCTTGCGCGATGCGCTGCCTGCAGCCAAGCGCGGCGAGTGGTATGAAACGGCGCAGGACATGGTCAGCCGCGTGCGCCATCTGGTCGATGCGGGCGATGTGATTTTGGTGAAAGGCTCCAAGGGGTCGAAGGTGAGCCTTGTTGTCGAGGCGCTGCGTAAGCTTGGTCAGCCGGTTTCGACCGAGATATAA
- a CDS encoding UDP-N-acetylmuramoyl-L-alanyl-D-glutamate--2,6-diaminopimelate ligase, with product MPTDVPQSSLIALGLTPHSGGDRQITGLSVDSRQVRPGHLFAALPGTKVHGADFVPAALAKGAVAVLTDRAGAALVQAALSEAGATLVVAEDPRQALAYAAALFFGQQPATMIAVTGTNGKTSVATFTRQIWQVLGYEAVNIGTTGVEGAYSAPSNHTTPEPITLHRLLAEMAKTGITHAAMEASSHGLAQKRLDGVTLRAAAFTNFTQDHLDYHATFEDYFAAKAGLFGRVLPEDGVAVINMDDPKGEAMAEIAHARGQRVIRVGHGEECEMRLLGKRPDATGQDVRFAWEGKPQMVRLSLIGEFQAMNVLTAAALVIGCGADPLSVVQALGHLTTVRGRMQQVAVRENGATVFVDYAHTPDAVATALSALRPHVLGKIVVIVGAGGDRDRTKRPLMGRAATDHADMVFVTDDNPRTEDPALIRAAVMEGAGPTAIEVGDRAEAILLAVDKLEPGDALLIAGKGHETGQVIGTDVYPFDDAEQASVAVAALDGKI from the coding sequence ATGCCGACAGATGTGCCGCAATCGAGCCTGATCGCATTGGGGCTGACCCCGCATTCGGGGGGGGACCGCCAGATTACAGGGCTTTCGGTCGACAGTCGTCAGGTCCGGCCCGGTCATCTTTTTGCAGCCCTTCCGGGCACGAAGGTGCATGGGGCCGATTTCGTGCCTGCCGCGCTGGCCAAAGGTGCGGTGGCCGTTCTGACCGACCGCGCGGGGGCGGCGCTGGTGCAGGCGGCTCTCTCCGAGGCGGGGGCGACGCTGGTTGTGGCGGAAGATCCGCGGCAGGCGCTGGCCTATGCGGCGGCGCTGTTTTTCGGGCAGCAGCCTGCCACGATGATCGCGGTGACCGGCACCAACGGGAAAACAAGCGTGGCCACGTTCACCCGCCAGATCTGGCAGGTTCTTGGCTATGAGGCGGTCAATATCGGCACCACCGGCGTAGAGGGGGCCTATTCCGCCCCGTCCAATCACACGACCCCCGAGCCGATCACGCTGCACCGCCTTCTGGCCGAGATGGCCAAGACCGGCATCACCCATGCCGCGATGGAGGCTTCGTCGCATGGTCTGGCCCAGAAGCGGCTGGATGGTGTGACCCTGCGCGCGGCGGCGTTTACCAACTTCACGCAAGACCATCTCGATTATCACGCCACCTTCGAGGACTATTTCGCGGCCAAGGCGGGGCTGTTCGGCCGTGTCCTGCCGGAAGACGGGGTGGCCGTGATCAATATGGATGACCCCAAAGGCGAGGCAATGGCCGAGATCGCCCATGCCCGCGGGCAGCGGGTGATCCGTGTGGGGCATGGTGAAGAATGCGAGATGCGGCTTCTGGGCAAGCGTCCCGATGCCACAGGGCAGGATGTGCGCTTTGCATGGGAGGGCAAGCCGCAGATGGTGCGCCTGTCACTGATTGGCGAGTTCCAGGCGATGAATGTGCTGACGGCTGCGGCGCTGGTGATCGGCTGCGGGGCCGACCCTCTGTCTGTGGTGCAGGCGCTGGGGCATCTGACGACCGTCAGGGGGCGGATGCAGCAAGTCGCGGTGCGCGAGAACGGTGCGACGGTGTTTGTCGATTATGCCCATACGCCCGATGCGGTGGCCACGGCGCTGAGCGCGCTGCGTCCGCATGTGCTGGGCAAGATCGTGGTGATCGTCGGGGCGGGCGGGGACCGTGACCGGACCAAGCGCCCGCTGATGGGCAGGGCCGCGACCGATCATGCCGATATGGTCTTTGTCACCGATGATAACCCGCGCACCGAAGATCCCGCCCTGATCCGCGCGGCGGTGATGGAGGGCGCGGGCCCGACCGCAATCGAGGTGGGCGACCGTGCCGAGGCCATCCTGCTGGCGGTCGACAAGCTGGAACCGGGCGATGCGCTTCTGATTGCGGGCAAGGGCCATGAGACGGGGCAGGTGATCGGTACGGATGTCTATCCGTTCGATGATGCCGAACAGGCATCGGTTGCGGTGGCTGCACTGGATGGGAAAATCTGA
- a CDS encoding penicillin-binding protein 2: MIRIPLRPLAKIISARNRGENPDDIERENTRIRGEATRDRARVRAEGRLLVMGLAFVAGFTVVGVRMGSLAASEPVEPRAAAPSGIHAQRADIVDREGRVLATNLVTHALYAQPPMMVDPVGTVDKLIKIFPDLDHDRLMKDFTGNRKFVWIKKKISPEQMQAVHDIGEPGLLFGPREMRLYPNGAVAAHILGGSRFGAEGVNSAEIVGTAGVEKEFDSWLRDPANKGAPLRLSIDLTVQAALEEILDGGMKLMNAKGATAILMQVQTGQIVAMASLPDFDPNKRPRPLTTGDASDSPLFNRAVQGLYELGSTFKIFAVSQAMQMGLVTPTTVVDSQSPMKVGRFRIRDFHNYGAHLTVTDVIKHSSNVGTAHIVEMFGPDAQKKFLAKLGFLKPTSVELIEAETGQPQLPPKWGDVSAMTIGYGHGLAASPLHLAAAYATIANHGIRVEPTLLAGVDKGHGERVISDDVSRKALAMMRIVVTQGTASFGNVPGYEVGGKTGTADKVKPTGGYYDDKVIATFAGAFPISDPKYVLVLTLDEPSDNSGPIPRRTAGWTAVPVAAEVIRRCAPLLGLRPMPAHDQIAGIQVTKKPGEKTVADE; this comes from the coding sequence ATGATCCGCATTCCGCTCCGGCCTTTGGCAAAGATCATTTCGGCCCGCAATCGCGGCGAGAACCCCGACGATATCGAACGCGAGAACACCCGCATCCGTGGCGAGGCCACCCGCGACCGTGCGCGGGTGCGTGCCGAGGGGCGGCTTCTGGTGATGGGGCTCGCCTTTGTGGCGGGCTTTACCGTTGTGGGCGTGCGTATGGGCTCGCTTGCGGCCTCCGAGCCGGTCGAGCCGCGCGCGGCCGCCCCTTCGGGCATCCATGCGCAGCGGGCCGATATCGTCGATCGCGAGGGCCGCGTGCTGGCCACCAATCTTGTGACCCATGCGCTTTATGCACAGCCGCCGATGATGGTGGACCCTGTGGGTACGGTTGACAAGCTGATCAAGATTTTCCCCGATCTTGACCATGACCGGCTGATGAAGGATTTCACCGGCAACCGAAAATTCGTCTGGATCAAAAAGAAGATCTCGCCCGAGCAGATGCAGGCCGTGCATGATATCGGCGAGCCGGGGCTGTTGTTCGGCCCGCGCGAGATGCGGCTTTATCCCAATGGTGCCGTGGCGGCCCATATTCTGGGCGGGTCGCGCTTCGGGGCCGAGGGGGTGAATTCTGCCGAGATCGTGGGGACGGCAGGTGTCGAGAAAGAATTCGATAGCTGGCTGCGCGATCCGGCCAATAAGGGCGCGCCGCTGAGGCTGTCGATCGACCTGACCGTGCAGGCGGCGCTGGAAGAAATTCTGGACGGCGGCATGAAGCTGATGAATGCCAAGGGCGCCACCGCGATCCTGATGCAGGTGCAGACCGGCCAGATCGTGGCGATGGCCAGCCTGCCCGATTTCGACCCCAACAAACGCCCGCGTCCGCTGACCACGGGCGATGCCTCCGACAGCCCGCTGTTCAACCGCGCGGTTCAGGGGCTTTACGAGCTGGGCTCGACCTTCAAGATTTTTGCGGTCTCGCAGGCGATGCAGATGGGGCTGGTGACCCCTACCACCGTCGTCGATAGCCAGTCGCCGATGAAAGTCGGGCGGTTCCGTATCCGCGATTTCCACAATTACGGTGCCCATCTGACGGTGACCGATGTTATCAAACACAGTTCGAACGTCGGCACGGCGCATATTGTCGAGATGTTCGGCCCCGATGCGCAGAAGAAGTTTCTTGCCAAGCTGGGCTTTCTCAAACCGACCTCGGTCGAGCTGATCGAGGCCGAGACGGGCCAGCCGCAACTGCCGCCGAAATGGGGAGATGTTTCGGCGATGACCATCGGCTATGGGCATGGTCTGGCGGCCAGCCCGCTGCATCTGGCGGCGGCCTATGCCACCATTGCCAATCATGGTATCCGCGTCGAACCCACACTTCTGGCGGGGGTGGATAAAGGTCATGGCGAGCGGGTGATCAGCGATGATGTGTCGCGCAAGGCACTGGCGATGATGCGGATCGTTGTGACGCAGGGGACGGCCTCGTTCGGCAATGTGCCGGGCTATGAGGTGGGCGGCAAAACCGGCACCGCCGATAAGGTAAAGCCGACGGGCGGCTATTATGACGACAAGGTCATCGCCACCTTTGCCGGCGCGTTCCCGATTTCGGATCCGAAATATGTGCTAGTGCTGACGCTGGACGAGCCTTCGGACAATTCCGGCCCGATCCCGCGCCGCACCGCAGGCTGGACCGCTGTGCCCGTGGCCGCCGAGGTGATCCGCCGTTGTGCCCCGCTTCTGGGCCTGCGCCCGATGCCCGCGCATGACCAGATTGCCGGTATTCAGGTCACCAAGAAGCCGGGCGAGAAGACGGTCGCCGACGAGTGA
- a CDS encoding cell division protein FtsL: MRSLIYLATALCVMGLAFWAYRVNYDTQDKRDELRALDREIASLNEGLGVLHAEWAYLNRPDRLRELVNLNFTDLELLPLQADQFATVSEIPYPNPVEMADPDAPQEPDVLAQNGQAAKNGQAPKEGL; this comes from the coding sequence ATGAGATCGTTGATCTATCTTGCAACGGCTCTGTGTGTGATGGGGCTGGCCTTCTGGGCATATCGCGTCAATTACGATACTCAGGACAAGCGGGACGAGCTGCGCGCACTGGATCGCGAGATCGCGTCGCTGAACGAGGGTCTGGGCGTTCTGCATGCCGAATGGGCCTATCTCAACCGGCCCGATCGTCTGCGGGAACTGGTGAACCTGAATTTCACCGATCTCGAGCTTCTGCCGCTACAGGCCGACCAATTCGCCACCGTGTCGGAAATTCCCTATCCGAATCCGGTCGAGATGGCGGATCCGGATGCCCCGCAGGAGCCGGATGTCTTGGCGCAGAACGGTCAGGCGGCGAAAAACGGGCAGGCACCAAAAGAGGGGTTGTAA